Proteins encoded together in one Planctomyces sp. SH-PL14 window:
- a CDS encoding DUF1501 domain-containing protein yields MAPAATGHARARACLVLFMDGGVSHVDTFDMKPDAPDEIRGPFGSIETSVPGTRVCEHLPLLAQQMHRVWQIRSVRHEEMVHDPAVYQMLTGYKHVSSAGGLKVEETDLPHIGSAFARAAPSLLEIPPFLEIPGRMTMEGRVLPGQSAGVLGVSWDPFPVPVSREGLVTPPPFERMAELDERRWRLRHALLDPAALADAVEAEPAVRFEGFQRQAMSILDRTAISAAFQLDRESAATRDRYGRHRHGASVLLARRLVEAGARFISVYWGNEDQDWADGRGLRPANNPWDTHRNHFPLVRDSLLPRADQALSALLEDLSVRGLLDDTLVFWIGDFGRTPRISRPWASRDHWPHAFTVLAAGAGLPMGSVYGKTDRLGEMVVDDPVSPADLTASMLHMLGVAPDVPLPTSRRQTHLASTGRPLAPCLN; encoded by the coding sequence ATGGCCCCGGCCGCAACCGGCCACGCCAGAGCCAGGGCGTGCCTGGTCCTCTTCATGGATGGCGGGGTGAGTCACGTCGATACCTTCGACATGAAGCCCGACGCGCCCGACGAGATCCGCGGGCCGTTCGGCTCCATCGAGACCTCGGTCCCCGGCACCCGCGTCTGCGAACACCTGCCCCTGCTCGCACAACAGATGCACCGCGTCTGGCAGATCCGCTCCGTCCGGCACGAGGAGATGGTGCATGACCCCGCGGTCTATCAGATGCTCACCGGCTACAAGCACGTCAGCTCCGCCGGCGGACTGAAGGTGGAAGAGACCGACCTCCCGCACATCGGGAGCGCGTTCGCGCGGGCCGCGCCATCGTTGCTGGAGATCCCGCCGTTCCTCGAGATCCCCGGCCGGATGACGATGGAGGGCCGGGTGCTGCCCGGACAGTCGGCCGGCGTCCTGGGGGTCTCATGGGACCCGTTTCCAGTTCCGGTCTCGCGGGAGGGGCTGGTGACTCCCCCGCCGTTCGAGCGGATGGCGGAACTCGATGAACGCCGCTGGCGGCTGCGGCATGCGCTCCTCGATCCCGCGGCCCTGGCCGACGCCGTCGAAGCGGAGCCGGCCGTCCGGTTCGAGGGATTCCAGCGGCAGGCCATGTCGATCCTCGACCGGACGGCGATCTCGGCGGCGTTCCAGCTCGATCGGGAATCGGCGGCGACGCGGGACCGCTACGGGCGGCATCGGCATGGGGCCTCGGTCCTGCTCGCGCGGCGGCTCGTGGAAGCAGGGGCCCGGTTCATCTCCGTCTACTGGGGCAACGAAGACCAGGACTGGGCCGATGGCCGCGGCTTGCGGCCGGCGAACAACCCCTGGGACACGCACCGCAACCACTTTCCACTCGTCCGCGACAGTCTGCTGCCCCGGGCGGACCAGGCACTCTCCGCGCTCCTCGAAGACCTCTCCGTGCGCGGCCTGCTGGACGACACGCTCGTCTTCTGGATCGGCGACTTCGGACGGACGCCGCGGATCAGCCGGCCGTGGGCCAGCCGGGATCACTGGCCGCACGCCTTCACCGTTCTGGCGGCGGGGGCCGGGCTGCCGATGGGAAGCGTCTACGGAAAGACGGACCGCCTGGGGGAGATGGTCGTCGACGATCCAGTCAGCCCGGCGGACCTGACCGCTTCGATGCTGCACATGCTCGGCGTGGCTCCGGATGTCCCGCTGCCGACGTCCCGTCGTCAGACACACCTCGCGTCGACCGGTCGGCCGCTCGCTCCCTGTTTAAACTGA
- a CDS encoding DUF2251 domain-containing protein — translation MAARLVAEQEIRVGEPIVLEGASPTPPFAVVFEDDGDTGYFYALDTSREGNPIVDALHIYNVAGVTDRHLPSTVQIVWSADDRKAALLINGYPHAVFDFAAQRGYCRGGFPPPAPNGWTKHGHEWDDGVQELFR, via the coding sequence ATGGCCGCCAGACTCGTAGCGGAGCAGGAAATTCGCGTCGGCGAACCGATCGTCCTGGAAGGGGCGTCGCCGACGCCCCCCTTCGCCGTGGTCTTTGAGGACGACGGCGACACGGGGTACTTCTATGCCCTCGATACGTCGCGCGAGGGGAACCCGATCGTCGACGCGCTGCACATCTACAACGTCGCCGGCGTGACCGACCGCCATCTGCCGTCCACGGTGCAGATCGTCTGGTCGGCGGATGACCGCAAGGCGGCCCTCCTCATCAACGGATACCCGCACGCCGTTTTCGACTTTGCGGCACAGCGCGGGTACTGCCGCGGCGGCTTCCCGCCGCCGGCTCCCAACGGCTGGACGAAGCACGGCCATGAGTGGGATGACGGCGTGCAGGAACTGTTCCGGTGA
- a CDS encoding MGH1-like glycoside hydrolase domain-containing protein, with product MLSEELRLRQSYERSANWHRWGPYLSERQWGTVREDYSENGDAWNYFPHDHARSRAYRWGEDGLLGICDRECRLCFALALWNEKDPILKERLFGLTGPEGNHGEDVKETYFYLDSTPTHSYLKALYKYPQAEYPYQQLVDENGARDRTQPEFELEDTGVFSDNRYFDVTAEYAKASPDDILIRLTVANRGDAPAPLHLLPTLWFRNSWSWGCKHEGCERKPWMELLADGSILCDHATLGRFRFFIETTGVPHKVLFTENETNVTRLFGMENGEHPSKDAFHDYVIEKNPAAVAGHNGGTKAAAYWKLQIPAGAEVTVRLRLVAESAAPAKPFGADFHRTFEQRIAEADVFYESRLPDESEPEKRNVARQAYAGLLWSKQFYHYSVKDWLEGDPAEPTPPAERWKGRNNDWQQLFNRDVISMPDKWEYPWYAAWDLAFHMLPMADVDPSFAKQQLLLMLREWYMHPNGQIPAYEWSFSDVNPPVHAWACWRVYKMSGPRGQRDVGFLARAFQKLIINFTWWVNRKDVNGRHLFAGGFLGLDNIGVFDRSRPLPTGGQLEQADGTAWMAFYSATMLSMALELARHDSTYDDVASKFFEHFVAIADAMNTLGGTGLWDEQDGFYYDLLRLDDASHSMRIRSIVGIIPMFAVEILDDDLLDALPPFRRRMEWFLENRGDLAEQISYMEHDDGKGNRCGKRLLAIPCQERLERMLKYILDENEFLSPYGVRALSRVHLDEPYEFWVGGEKHVVKYDPAESSTSIFGGNSNWRGPVWFPVNYLLIEALERYHHFYGDSFKVECPTGSGQWMNLSEVAKELSRRLSALFLPEADGGRPCHAGDPRYASDPHWKDLVLFHEYFHGDNGRGLGATHQTGWTALVARLLLGSHHECQSHAPQMDREHRKGPAVKV from the coding sequence GTGCTCAGCGAAGAACTTCGCCTCCGACAATCCTACGAACGATCCGCCAACTGGCACCGCTGGGGGCCCTACCTCTCCGAACGCCAGTGGGGCACCGTCCGTGAGGACTACTCGGAGAACGGAGATGCCTGGAACTACTTCCCGCATGACCACGCCCGCAGCCGCGCCTACCGCTGGGGAGAAGACGGCCTCCTCGGCATCTGCGACCGCGAATGCCGCCTCTGCTTCGCCCTCGCGCTCTGGAACGAGAAGGACCCCATCCTTAAGGAACGGCTCTTTGGACTGACGGGCCCCGAAGGGAACCACGGCGAGGACGTCAAAGAGACCTACTTCTACCTCGACTCCACCCCCACCCACTCCTACCTCAAGGCCCTCTACAAGTACCCCCAGGCCGAGTACCCCTACCAGCAGCTCGTCGACGAGAACGGCGCTCGCGACCGCACCCAGCCGGAGTTCGAACTCGAAGACACCGGCGTCTTCAGCGACAACCGCTACTTCGATGTCACCGCCGAGTACGCCAAGGCCTCCCCGGACGACATCCTGATCCGCCTCACCGTCGCCAACCGCGGCGACGCCCCCGCTCCGCTGCACCTCCTGCCGACCCTCTGGTTCCGCAACAGCTGGTCCTGGGGCTGCAAGCACGAAGGGTGCGAGCGGAAGCCCTGGATGGAACTCCTGGCGGACGGCTCGATCCTCTGCGACCACGCCACCCTCGGCCGCTTCCGGTTCTTCATCGAGACGACGGGCGTCCCGCACAAGGTTCTCTTCACGGAGAACGAGACGAACGTCACCCGCCTCTTCGGCATGGAGAACGGGGAGCATCCCTCCAAGGATGCCTTCCACGACTACGTCATCGAGAAGAATCCGGCCGCCGTCGCCGGCCACAACGGCGGGACCAAGGCGGCCGCCTACTGGAAGCTCCAGATCCCGGCGGGGGCTGAGGTGACCGTCCGGCTCCGGCTGGTCGCGGAGAGCGCCGCTCCCGCTAAACCGTTCGGCGCGGATTTCCACCGGACCTTCGAGCAGCGGATCGCCGAAGCGGACGTCTTCTATGAGTCGCGGCTCCCGGACGAGAGCGAGCCGGAGAAGCGGAACGTCGCCCGGCAGGCCTATGCCGGCCTCCTGTGGAGCAAGCAGTTCTATCACTACTCGGTGAAGGACTGGCTCGAAGGGGACCCGGCCGAGCCGACGCCCCCCGCCGAGCGGTGGAAGGGGCGGAACAACGACTGGCAGCAGCTCTTCAACCGCGACGTCATCTCGATGCCGGACAAGTGGGAGTACCCGTGGTACGCCGCGTGGGACCTCGCCTTCCACATGCTCCCGATGGCGGACGTCGACCCCAGCTTCGCCAAGCAGCAGCTGCTGCTCATGCTCCGCGAATGGTACATGCACCCCAACGGCCAGATCCCGGCCTACGAGTGGTCCTTCAGCGACGTCAACCCGCCGGTCCACGCCTGGGCCTGCTGGCGGGTCTACAAGATGTCCGGCCCCCGTGGCCAGCGGGACGTCGGCTTCCTGGCGCGGGCCTTCCAGAAGCTGATCATCAACTTCACCTGGTGGGTCAACCGCAAGGACGTCAACGGCCGGCACCTTTTCGCCGGGGGCTTCCTCGGTCTCGACAACATCGGGGTCTTCGACCGCTCGCGCCCGCTGCCGACCGGCGGCCAGCTCGAGCAGGCGGACGGGACCGCCTGGATGGCGTTCTACAGCGCCACCATGCTCTCCATGGCCTTGGAGCTCGCGCGGCACGACTCGACCTATGACGATGTTGCCTCGAAGTTCTTCGAGCACTTCGTCGCCATCGCCGACGCCATGAACACCCTGGGCGGAACCGGGCTGTGGGACGAGCAGGACGGCTTCTACTACGACCTCCTGCGGCTCGACGACGCCTCGCACTCGATGCGGATCCGCTCGATCGTGGGGATCATCCCGATGTTCGCCGTGGAAATCCTCGACGACGATCTGCTCGATGCCCTGCCCCCCTTCCGCCGCCGGATGGAGTGGTTCCTGGAGAACCGCGGCGATCTGGCGGAGCAGATCTCCTACATGGAGCATGACGACGGCAAGGGCAACCGCTGCGGCAAGCGGCTCCTGGCGATCCCCTGCCAGGAACGGCTGGAGCGGATGCTGAAGTACATCCTCGACGAGAACGAGTTCCTCTCCCCCTACGGCGTGCGGGCTCTCTCGCGGGTCCATCTCGACGAGCCGTACGAGTTCTGGGTGGGGGGCGAGAAGCACGTCGTGAAGTACGACCCGGCGGAGTCGTCGACGTCGATCTTCGGCGGGAACTCAAACTGGCGCGGCCCCGTGTGGTTCCCCGTGAACTATCTCCTGATCGAGGCTCTCGAACGATACCACCACTTCTACGGCGACTCGTTCAAGGTGGAGTGCCCGACCGGTTCCGGCCAGTGGATGAACCTGAGCGAGGTGGCCAAAGAGCTCAGCCGCCGACTCTCCGCCCTGTTCCTGCCGGAGGCCGACGGAGGCCGGCCATGCCATGCGGGAGATCCGCGGTACGCCTCGGACCCGCACTGGAAGGACCTAGTCCTGTTCCACGAATATTTCCACGGGGACAACGGCCGCGGCCTGGGGGCCACGCACCAGACCGGCTGGACGGCGCTCGTCGCGCGGCTGCTCCTCGGGTCGCACCACGAGTGCCAGAGCCATGCCCCGCAGATGGACCGCGAGCACAGAAAGGGCCCGGCGGTGAAGGTGTAG
- a CDS encoding DNA-3-methyladenine glycosylase family protein: MNAKSRTTAVHVLSAAEIEAARQRLSAADPVLAIAHAEVAPFEWRIRDAGFIGLVQLICEQQVSVASAAAIWKRLQQGVGTVTAENVSTFDVETLRTFGLSRPKAVYVRALADAESSGAIDFGRLRDLDDEAAIEALTALKGIGRWTAEVYLMFCEGRTDLFPAKDLALQESYRWAARTPARPTEKELSERARRWQPDRGIAAHLLWCYYRAIKAGTIPAPEIAR, from the coding sequence GTGAACGCCAAGTCTCGAACGACTGCCGTCCATGTCCTGTCCGCCGCGGAGATCGAGGCCGCGCGGCAACGGCTGAGCGCGGCCGATCCGGTCCTGGCGATCGCCCATGCAGAGGTGGCACCGTTCGAGTGGCGTATCCGGGATGCCGGGTTCATCGGCCTCGTGCAGCTGATCTGCGAACAGCAGGTCTCCGTCGCCTCGGCGGCCGCGATCTGGAAGCGACTCCAACAGGGGGTCGGGACCGTCACGGCGGAGAATGTCAGCACCTTTGATGTCGAGACGTTGCGGACGTTCGGCCTCTCCAGGCCGAAGGCGGTCTACGTACGAGCCCTCGCGGACGCGGAGTCGTCAGGCGCGATCGACTTCGGGCGGTTAAGAGACTTGGATGACGAGGCGGCGATCGAAGCGTTGACGGCGCTCAAGGGGATCGGCCGATGGACGGCCGAGGTCTATCTGATGTTCTGCGAGGGACGCACCGATCTGTTTCCCGCGAAGGACCTCGCCCTCCAGGAGAGCTACCGCTGGGCCGCCCGAACCCCGGCTCGTCCCACGGAGAAAGAACTCTCCGAACGAGCCCGTCGCTGGCAGCCCGACCGAGGCATCGCCGCCCACCTGCTGTGGTGCTACTACCGGGCCATCAAGGCCGGAACGATCCCCGCCCCGGAGATTGCCCGGTAG
- a CDS encoding methylated-DNA--[protein]-cysteine S-methyltransferase — MATPLFHTEFDSPVGPITLQGDGTHLTGLHFPSHRHWRGVPEGSQRSDDLFHEARRQLSEYFQGTRQSFDLPLRPTGTPFQQRVWDELLRIPFGETQSYAELARRVGNPAATRAVGAANGRNPISIIIPCHRVIATSGVLTGYGGGLERKRQLLALEERLPPSRSSSQRVLFEVNAGSSVPVTGG; from the coding sequence ATGGCCACCCCTCTCTTTCACACCGAGTTCGACAGCCCCGTCGGACCGATCACTCTCCAGGGAGACGGCACGCACCTCACCGGCCTCCACTTCCCCTCCCACCGGCATTGGCGCGGCGTGCCGGAGGGCTCACAACGATCGGACGATCTCTTCCACGAAGCCCGGCGACAACTGTCCGAGTACTTCCAGGGGACCCGGCAGAGCTTCGACCTTCCGCTCCGACCGACGGGCACCCCGTTTCAGCAACGTGTCTGGGACGAACTGCTCCGCATCCCTTTCGGCGAAACCCAGAGCTATGCCGAGCTCGCGCGGCGAGTCGGAAACCCGGCGGCCACCCGGGCGGTCGGCGCGGCGAACGGAAGGAACCCGATCTCCATCATCATCCCCTGCCACCGCGTCATCGCCACGTCGGGAGTCCTGACGGGCTACGGTGGCGGCCTCGAACGCAAACGGCAGCTCCTCGCGCTGGAAGAACGTCTGCCACCGTCGCGCAGTTCAAGTCAGCGGGTTCTCTTTGAGGTGAACGCCGGCAGTTCGGTTCCGGTGACTGGAGGCTGA
- a CDS encoding SO2930 family diheme c-type cytochrome, with amino-acid sequence MNTSFAFNPRSATDSSSGCPQASLGRVCGWQFLCLLVLAVFSASARADTYVVPPGPDVQYELQNRLIESTPGDVIQLEAGRYEFRGELNLNCGHVTLKGRGPEKTILSFRDQQAGSDGILATGDGIVMEDLAVENTVGNAIKVLGAKGITFRRVRTEWTDGPKSTNGAYGLYPVQCSDVLIDSCIAIGAADAGIYVGQCDRVVVRGCRTERNVIGIEIENTHHADVFDNLSTDNAGGVLVVDLPGLPVVNGEFTRVFQNKIVRNNLKNFAPQGNTAADVPDGTGVMVLAANNVEVFSNEIVDHGTANVLIVSYLVAGRPLPKTKYDPYPEGIAIFDNTISGGGRRPAGKLGALVTPFVGGRFADIVMDGAQDEAKFVDGKLPEQLGIRIAGNDGATFVNFNLARLSPAAVLSGQYRVDRELGAYAGRLPKLAAVTLQPPPPVMGENAAVAVYRAAPRRLSEWGLFGGRMAEQRPVAGVIPYELNTTLFSDETSKHRFFRLPAGTQVRYRPEGALEFPEGTVISKTFAMPRATGVAEGAERMLETRIQIRKESGWYGFSYQWDDEQTDATLVLGGGVQDLEWRGHGAEVHSNRYEIPNANQCLSCHGENGRFVPLGPTAGNLNREVETPKGAVNQLASWQAMGVLAELPGLAGVPKLPRSEDPQSGTVTDRARAWLDVNCAHCHRPEGSARTTGLDLRMLQGDAARYGVLKAPVAAGRGTGGRKYDIVPGEPDESILVYRLESTEPGVRMPNLSRNLVPTHGVELVREWIRLMPKTEKK; translated from the coding sequence GTGAATACGTCGTTCGCGTTCAACCCCCGATCCGCGACGGACAGCTCGAGCGGATGCCCGCAGGCCAGCCTGGGGCGGGTTTGCGGTTGGCAGTTCCTGTGCCTGCTGGTCCTGGCCGTCTTCTCCGCCTCGGCCCGGGCTGACACGTACGTCGTCCCGCCCGGGCCGGACGTGCAGTACGAGCTCCAGAACCGGCTCATCGAATCGACGCCGGGGGACGTCATTCAGCTCGAAGCGGGCCGGTATGAGTTTCGAGGCGAACTCAATCTGAACTGCGGGCATGTCACGCTGAAGGGCCGCGGTCCGGAGAAGACGATCCTCTCCTTCCGGGATCAGCAGGCGGGGAGCGACGGCATCCTGGCGACGGGCGACGGGATCGTGATGGAGGACCTCGCCGTTGAGAACACCGTCGGCAATGCGATCAAGGTCCTGGGGGCCAAAGGGATCACGTTTCGCCGCGTCCGGACCGAATGGACCGATGGGCCGAAGTCCACGAACGGGGCCTATGGCCTGTACCCGGTTCAGTGCTCCGATGTGCTGATCGACAGCTGCATCGCCATCGGGGCGGCGGATGCCGGGATCTATGTCGGGCAGTGCGACCGCGTGGTTGTCCGCGGCTGCCGGACCGAGCGGAACGTGATCGGCATCGAGATCGAGAACACGCACCATGCGGATGTGTTCGACAATCTCTCGACGGACAATGCCGGCGGGGTGCTTGTGGTCGATCTGCCGGGGCTGCCGGTCGTCAACGGGGAGTTCACGCGGGTCTTTCAGAACAAGATCGTGCGGAACAACCTGAAGAACTTTGCCCCCCAGGGGAACACCGCGGCGGACGTGCCCGACGGGACGGGGGTCATGGTCCTGGCTGCCAACAACGTGGAGGTGTTCTCGAACGAGATCGTCGATCACGGGACCGCGAATGTTCTGATCGTCAGTTACCTCGTGGCGGGGCGGCCGCTGCCGAAAACGAAGTATGACCCGTATCCGGAAGGGATCGCGATCTTCGACAACACGATTTCCGGGGGAGGCCGGCGGCCGGCGGGGAAGCTGGGGGCCCTGGTCACGCCGTTTGTCGGCGGGCGGTTCGCCGACATCGTGATGGACGGAGCCCAGGACGAGGCCAAGTTCGTCGACGGCAAGCTGCCCGAGCAGTTGGGGATTCGCATCGCGGGGAACGATGGAGCGACGTTTGTGAACTTCAACCTCGCCCGTCTGAGTCCCGCCGCCGTGCTGAGCGGGCAGTACCGCGTCGATCGTGAACTGGGCGCGTACGCCGGACGGTTACCGAAGCTGGCAGCGGTCACCCTGCAGCCGCCCCCGCCGGTGATGGGGGAGAATGCGGCAGTCGCGGTCTATCGTGCGGCGCCGCGGCGACTCTCCGAGTGGGGGTTGTTCGGCGGACGGATGGCGGAGCAGCGGCCGGTGGCGGGGGTGATTCCTTATGAGCTCAACACGACGCTGTTCTCTGACGAGACGTCGAAGCACCGCTTCTTCCGGTTGCCGGCGGGGACGCAGGTCCGGTACCGGCCCGAGGGGGCGTTGGAGTTTCCGGAAGGGACAGTGATCTCGAAGACCTTCGCGATGCCGCGGGCGACCGGTGTGGCGGAGGGGGCGGAGCGGATGCTCGAGACGCGGATCCAGATTCGGAAGGAGTCCGGCTGGTACGGGTTCAGTTACCAGTGGGATGACGAGCAGACGGATGCGACGCTGGTGCTGGGGGGCGGTGTGCAGGATCTGGAGTGGCGGGGGCATGGTGCCGAGGTTCATTCCAACCGATATGAGATTCCGAACGCCAACCAGTGCCTGAGCTGTCATGGCGAGAACGGGCGGTTTGTTCCGCTGGGACCGACGGCGGGGAATCTGAACCGGGAGGTGGAGACGCCGAAGGGGGCTGTCAATCAGTTGGCGTCTTGGCAGGCGATGGGAGTCCTGGCAGAGCTGCCGGGGCTGGCGGGGGTGCCGAAGTTGCCGAGGTCGGAGGATCCGCAGTCGGGGACGGTGACGGATCGCGCGCGGGCGTGGCTGGATGTGAACTGCGCGCATTGTCATCGGCCGGAGGGTTCGGCGCGGACGACGGGGCTGGACCTGCGGATGTTGCAGGGGGATGCGGCGCGGTATGGGGTGTTGAAGGCGCCTGTGGCGGCGGGGCGGGGGACGGGGGGGAGGAAGTACGACATTGTTCCGGGCGAGCCGGACGAGTCGATTCTGGTGTATCGGCTGGAGTCGACGGAGCCGGGTGTGCGGATGCCGAATCTGTCGCGGAATCTGGTGCCGACGCACGGGGTGGAGCTGGTGCGGGAATGGATCCGTTTGATGCCAAAGACAGAGAAGAAGTGA
- a CDS encoding YybH family protein: MSRFDDIAALNAVIRDWAAAVRAKDIDRVVACHAPDLLMYDVVGPLRSQGIDAYRTSWTEQFFPWAGSDGRFELRDIAITPGADVAFATGLIDCAGTEHGQRVEFTLRLTIGFEKRDGQWVIVHEHHSEPLPHE; the protein is encoded by the coding sequence ATGTCCCGCTTCGACGACATCGCCGCGCTCAACGCCGTCATTCGAGACTGGGCCGCCGCCGTGCGGGCGAAGGACATCGACCGGGTCGTCGCCTGTCACGCCCCCGACCTTCTCATGTACGACGTCGTCGGCCCGCTGCGTTCGCAGGGGATCGACGCCTATCGCACCTCGTGGACCGAACAGTTTTTTCCATGGGCCGGCTCCGACGGGCGATTTGAACTCCGCGACATCGCGATCACGCCGGGTGCCGATGTCGCCTTCGCCACGGGCCTCATCGACTGCGCCGGGACGGAGCACGGCCAGCGCGTCGAGTTTACGCTCCGGCTGACGATCGGCTTTGAGAAGCGCGACGGGCAATGGGTCATTGTGCATGAGCATCATTCGGAGCCACTGCCGCACGAATAG